From Aspergillus luchuensis IFO 4308 DNA, chromosome 2, nearly complete sequence:
GCGTAGCAACGTATACAGGCCGCTCAATGTATTCTCTCGGCTGCCGGGCAGCAGCGTCATCCATGTAGACGCTCACATCTCGACCGCTCGGGCGCACGCTCTCCACCCGCTGAATCATCGGCGGCTCCTCGTACCGACTAGTGGGCGGGCGCACACTCGGCATCCGGACGATCCGCTCCCGGGGAAGCTCGGCTTCGTCCAGGTAAGGGGGACGGCGAGTCCCGTATTCCGTCACTTGCACGCTGGCACTACGGGGAAACGGCTCTCGTTCATCCAAAGCTCCAGTGTACGGTCGCCGTTCGCTGGGAGCCGGACGAGCGTAGTCGGTGACTCGCCGGTAGGCagtcggtggaggtggcatGTCCTGCACGTATCGCCGACCGCCATACGGATCCTCGAAAACAGACGCGGCTCGCACGCTTGCCGGGCGCAGTGGTGTACGGTCGTCGTAGACGTCACTTCTGGGGAGTCGAGTAGAGGGCGGAGGCATAGCCTGCAGTCTTGGAGCAGGCAACGTCTCATAGTACTGATTGCCATGCTCGTCAACCACTATCCGACGCGGTGGAGGTGCCATCACCCGTGCTGCAGGTTCCTCTTCATAGTAAGCATCATGATATCGTGGTGAGTTGGGCGATTCGCCAGCCGGAATATAGCGTCTCGTAGGAGGTGGCTGCGCCAGCTCATCATAGTATCGAATTCTCTCAGGTGGTGGACGCTCAACAATAGCATACGACCCGGCCCGCACGGACTGGGGACTGGCTTGGTCAACATATTCACGAGCATACTCGGGTTGCCGAGCCTGATGCAAGCTAGCAACTCTGCGCAAGTCTTGATCGTCCCGGACTGGCCGGCGAGCACTAAGTCTCGAAAGGGTGCGCTGAATACCCGGCTCAGCATGGGGCTCGTACACCTCGTACTCATATGCCGGTTCCCTAATCTGTGGTTCTCGCCGTTCTAATACGGGAGTATAGCGCGGGGAAGCAATGTCAATGTACACTGGTCTTTCTTGTGGCTGGCGGGTCCGGTAAGCGTGTTGAGTGTCTGTGAATGGCGGAGGTGAAACGGGCTCTTCCTTGATGAAtgcttcttcaacatggGCCGCTGCTGGCGCTCTAGTATACGATGGACGACCTCTGTCATCCTGCAACCTCCTACGTTTCCTAGACGTCAATGGCTGAGCAGGAACCTCAGGGCTAGCATGGCGCTCTGGACCGTAATCCGGACGCGAGTCTTTTAGTTGATGGACTGAGGGCACCTTGGCGATGGCTAAGGGGGAGACTCTGGACGGCTGCGGAGCAGCAGGGGAGGTTATGTGATTTCGCACAATTCTTACATCGCCTCCCCGTGAGAGTGATCTCCGAGACCGACGATGCCGCTCGGGCACTCGATCTTCCGGTGCTCGTCGTTTTGTCCCGTTCGCATAACCCCGTTGAGACCCATAATTATCATCCCTCTCCATAGGCGCTACCCCGGGGGCCGGTGGTGAATACTCTGGTTCTTCATACGCGTCGGTCGGCTGGTCCGGTTCGGGATATTTGCGGACGGCGACGTCCACCTCAGCATGGTGCGGCTGCCTCTGATCATAGGGTACTAGGTGGTCTGCCACGGGGTAAGTATCTTGCACATCCTGATCCGATCCAGTTCTGTTGAGGGCTTCAAGCCGTTGCAACTCATCTGAAAAGTTCTCTGCTGGAGCTTCAGTAGCCAGCTCCTCCGAATTAGACTGGGGAGCTGGAGACTGCCGCTGCGGCTCACCCTGCTGGGGAGAGTCAGGGGCTCTACTGGAGTAGAACGAGTTCTCGTCAAAAGAGTCACCGGGCTCTCCAGCACCAGGTGCATCCACGGACGGAGACGGTTTGACCATCTCAAAGGCCTTCACTAGCACATCAGAAACGTCAAAGTCTGGTTTTGTGTCTTGTAGAGAGGCCTTCTGCCTCGAATCCTGCCTTTTTTGTTCCAACTGTTCCCGCAGCACTCTCTCCACCCGCTGCCGCTGTAGTTGTATCTCAGCTCTGACTAGATCATCTGACTTGGTCAGAAATATGGGATCAATCTCCGAGGCAGGCTTAGGGACTAAACGCGACGGCCCGGTCGCGCCGGAAGGAGCACTTCCGGCACTGGGAGCCTGCGATGTCGCCGGCCTCTGAGCCAACGGAGCGGACGGAGGAAGCTGGGGTTTCGGGGGAGACTTGAGTTGGTCACCCGATTTTACCTGGGTGGGAGTCGAGACAGGGGGGCCTCGCGAGGCGGGCTTGCGCACGAACTGCTGGGGAACCTTCAACCTAGGGTGAGTTCCAGAAAAGATATCGTCACTTATTTTCAAAATCTTTTCATACTCCTGCATCTCCTCACTTGCAGGCAGCCTGGTAGGTATATTACTACCTGAGGCTGGCGAAATCTGGGCTGTTGCCATGGtctaaaataagaaataataccCGGAGGACCGACAAAAAAAACTTAAGTTGCTCCGAGAAGAGCTGTTTTGTCACACCAGACACCAGTAGACCGAATCAGTTTCCTGCATCAGCTTTTCTTTCGGCTGTAGCACTTTAAAATCCAATTCACTGCCTCACTTGACTTGGCTGAGGGAGACTAGAATGGGTGGCCAAGAGTGAGGAGTGGATGATATTGAGTATGAGGGAGGGTgagtgagggagggagggaagggaagggaagggaagggaagggaaagggaaatgggagggaaggacggtgatggcggtggatggatgatgaggtgcgGGAAGTACGTGGACGGGGGCGGTTTGCAGAGGAGAAAAGGCGAGGCCAGCTTCGTCGAGGCGGCCAGCTTGCAAAGGCACCGCGCGCACCGCTAGTTTCTTCTTAGTCACTTC
This genomic window contains:
- a CDS encoding uncharacterized protein (COG:S;~EggNog:ENOG410PGX1), which produces MATAQISPASGSNIPTRLPASEEMQEYEKILKISDDIFSGTHPRLKVPQQFVRKPASRGPPVSTPTQVKSGDQLKSPPKPQLPPSAPLAQRPATSQAPSAGSAPSGATGPSRLVPKPASEIDPIFLTKSDDLVRAEIQLQRQRVERVLREQLEQKRQDSRQKASLQDTKPDFDVSDVLVKAFEMVKPSPSVDAPGAGEPGDSFDENSFYSSRAPDSPQQGEPQRQSPAPQSNSEELATEAPAENFSDELQRLEALNRTGSDQDVQDTYPVADHLVPYDQRQPHHAEVDVAVRKYPEPDQPTDAYEEPEYSPPAPGVAPMERDDNYGSQRGYANGTKRRAPEDRVPERHRRSRRSLSRGGDVRIVRNHITSPAAPQPSRVSPLAIAKVPSVHQLKDSRPDYGPERHASPEVPAQPLTSRKRRRLQDDRGRPSYTRAPAAAHVEEAFIKEEPVSPPPFTDTQHAYRTRQPQERPVYIDIASPRYTPVLERREPQIREPAYEYEVYEPHAEPGIQRTLSRLSARRPVRDDQDLRRVASLHQARQPEYAREYVDQASPQSVRAGSYAIVERPPPERIRYYDELAQPPPTRRYIPAGESPNSPRYHDAYYEEEPAARVMAPPPRRIVVDEHGNQYYETLPAPRLQAMPPPSTRLPRSDVYDDRTPLRPASVRAASVFEDPYGGRRYVQDMPPPPTAYRRVTDYARPAPSERRPYTGALDEREPFPRSASVQVTEYGTRRPPYLDEAELPRERIVRMPSVRPPTSRYEEPPMIQRVESVRPSGRDVSVYMDDAAARQPREYIERPVYVATRPVRDERYYDGSNPAERVILDGGRDVVHRVPQRY